Proteins encoded within one genomic window of Sulfurovum sp. XGS-02:
- a CDS encoding TIGR00730 family Rossman fold protein, translated as MKKKSNDYSDTLKQIKAIINDASYEIAEEDKNFIYSDEARGVRLQLDYLKAEVKMQKQGVDHTIVVFGSARIVEFDTAMKELKKIEKELESSPHSDSLLLALKKAESMVRKSVYYDEARNFGQLVGQSGKNPEDAHVTLMTGGGPGIMEAANRGASDVGAKSIGLNIELSHEQFPNPYITPELCFQFRYFAMRKLHFMQRAKALVVFPGGFGTMDELFEVLTLIQTKKTPPIPIILLGKEYWNRMIDFEFLLEEDAIEPHDLDIVTYVDNAEEAWKAIIQWHKKNKTPLF; from the coding sequence ATGAAAAAAAAGTCCAATGATTATTCTGACACATTAAAACAGATCAAAGCAATCATCAACGATGCATCCTATGAAATTGCCGAGGAAGATAAAAATTTTATCTATTCTGATGAGGCCAGAGGCGTAAGACTTCAGCTTGACTATCTCAAAGCAGAGGTCAAGATGCAAAAGCAAGGTGTAGACCATACGATCGTTGTCTTTGGCAGTGCACGCATTGTTGAGTTCGATACGGCAATGAAAGAACTCAAAAAAATAGAAAAAGAGTTGGAGAGTTCACCGCATTCAGACTCACTTCTTCTTGCACTTAAAAAAGCAGAAAGCATGGTAAGAAAAAGTGTTTACTATGATGAGGCTCGAAATTTTGGCCAACTGGTAGGTCAAAGTGGTAAAAATCCGGAAGATGCACACGTCACCTTGATGACAGGAGGCGGACCGGGTATTATGGAAGCAGCCAACCGTGGAGCATCCGATGTAGGTGCCAAATCCATAGGTCTCAATATCGAACTTTCGCATGAACAGTTCCCCAACCCATATATCACACCCGAACTCTGTTTCCAGTTTCGATATTTTGCTATGCGTAAACTCCACTTCATGCAGCGGGCCAAAGCACTGGTTGTCTTTCCCGGCGGATTTGGTACCATGGATGAACTCTTCGAAGTATTGACCCTAATACAAACAAAAAAAACACCCCCTATTCCTATTATTCTACTTGGCAAAGAGTACTGGAACCGCATGATCGATTTTGAATTTTTACTCGAGGAGGATGCCATTGAGCCTCATGATCTGGATATCGTAACGTATGTTGATAATGCAGAAGAAGCATGGAAAGCCATCATCCAATGGCACAAGAAAAATAAAACCCCTCTCTTTTAA
- a CDS encoding valine--tRNA ligase, producing MSETTKKGYDPKATEDTYYKIWEERGYFEIDGNKTIQEEGKNFAIMMPPPNVTGSLHIGHALTFTLQDIITRYKRMDGFKTLWQPGTDHAGIATQNVVEKQLLAEGTTKEALGREAFLERVWKWKEYSGGTIVHQMRKLGVSPAWSRERFTMDEGLKEAVKEAFVHLYNEGMIVQNNYMVNWCTHDGALSDIEVEHEEVNGKFYHMNYHFADGSGHVTVATTRPETYFGDTAIMVHPDDERYKEIIGKEVILPLTDRKIKIIADAHVDMEFGTGIVKVTPAHDQNDYEVGKRHDLEFITVFDEKGILNEYCGDFAGMERLEARKPIVEKLEAEGYIVKIEDHQHQVGHCYRCKNIVEPYISKQWFVRSEVAKKSIEKTYAGEAQFHPPHWLNSYRAWMDELRDWCISRQLWWGHRIPVFYCDACGHQWADKHDNPEACPHCSSTEIHQDPDVLDTWFSSALWAFSPLGWGNNGKMEGTYNDSDLADFYPNSLLITGFDIMFFWVARMMMMGEHFRGELPFKDIYMHALVRDEHGAKMSKSKGNVIDPLDMVEEHSADIIRFTLAFLAVQGRDIKLGAKNLEQFRNFTNKLYNASNFLQMNVDTFADLKDIEITTPLGKYMQSRLSRAVEEVRETLETYKFNEAATALYRFVWNEFCDWGIEYSKASKESIAELGAIFKETLKMVSPFMPFISEYLYHKLSGTELESGNSVMVMNFPKEVQQDANAEATFAIIEEAITAIRRAKVIIDMGNSKIAKAYVKLGTNIDTDVAKPFIQKLAKVEEIEFVDAKVENSVTDVSDNLEVYIPTEEIDLSAIIGKLSKQKEKLEKEIQKLSGMLNNEKFVANAPEHVITENKKALEDAEAKMEKVQNELTGFGA from the coding sequence ATGAGCGAAACGACTAAAAAAGGCTACGATCCTAAAGCCACTGAAGATACATACTACAAGATCTGGGAAGAGCGCGGATATTTTGAAATAGACGGAAACAAAACGATCCAAGAAGAAGGCAAAAACTTTGCAATCATGATGCCGCCACCAAATGTCACAGGAAGTCTGCATATCGGTCACGCATTAACATTTACACTTCAGGACATCATTACCCGTTACAAGCGTATGGATGGATTTAAAACACTCTGGCAACCGGGGACCGACCATGCCGGTATCGCAACACAAAATGTCGTAGAGAAACAACTCTTGGCAGAAGGAACGACCAAAGAGGCACTGGGTAGAGAAGCTTTCCTTGAGAGAGTATGGAAGTGGAAAGAGTACTCAGGCGGTACGATCGTTCACCAGATGAGAAAGCTTGGGGTTTCACCTGCTTGGAGCAGAGAGCGTTTCACCATGGATGAAGGTCTTAAAGAGGCGGTAAAAGAAGCATTTGTACACCTTTATAACGAAGGTATGATCGTACAGAATAACTATATGGTCAACTGGTGTACACATGACGGTGCACTCTCGGACATCGAAGTGGAGCACGAAGAGGTAAACGGTAAGTTTTATCATATGAACTACCATTTTGCTGATGGAAGCGGACATGTGACCGTAGCAACAACTAGACCTGAAACCTATTTTGGTGATACGGCTATCATGGTTCACCCTGATGATGAACGCTATAAAGAGATCATCGGTAAAGAGGTGATCCTACCGCTTACTGATAGAAAGATAAAGATCATTGCTGATGCGCATGTTGATATGGAGTTTGGTACAGGTATCGTAAAAGTAACCCCTGCACACGACCAGAATGATTACGAAGTAGGTAAACGTCATGACCTGGAATTCATTACGGTCTTTGATGAAAAAGGTATCCTCAACGAATACTGCGGTGATTTTGCAGGCATGGAGAGACTTGAAGCAAGAAAACCGATCGTAGAAAAACTGGAAGCGGAAGGCTACATCGTCAAGATCGAAGATCACCAACACCAGGTAGGACACTGCTACAGATGTAAGAATATCGTGGAACCATACATCTCCAAACAGTGGTTCGTTAGAAGTGAAGTCGCTAAGAAATCTATCGAAAAGACCTATGCGGGAGAAGCACAGTTCCATCCTCCTCACTGGCTTAACTCTTACAGAGCATGGATGGATGAGCTAAGAGACTGGTGTATCTCAAGACAGCTTTGGTGGGGACATCGTATCCCTGTATTTTACTGTGATGCATGCGGTCATCAGTGGGCTGACAAACACGACAACCCGGAAGCATGCCCTCACTGTTCAAGCACAGAGATCCACCAGGACCCTGATGTACTGGATACGTGGTTCTCTTCTGCACTTTGGGCCTTCTCTCCACTTGGCTGGGGGAATAACGGTAAGATGGAAGGAACATACAACGACAGTGACCTGGCTGACTTCTACCCGAACTCGCTACTGATCACAGGGTTTGATATCATGTTTTTCTGGGTAGCGCGTATGATGATGATGGGGGAACACTTCAGAGGTGAGCTTCCGTTCAAAGATATCTATATGCATGCGCTTGTTCGTGATGAACATGGAGCCAAGATGAGTAAGTCCAAAGGTAACGTTATTGACCCGCTTGATATGGTTGAAGAGCACTCTGCGGATATTATCAGGTTTACACTGGCATTCCTTGCAGTACAGGGACGTGATATTAAGCTTGGTGCAAAGAACCTTGAACAGTTCAGGAACTTTACCAACAAGCTCTATAATGCGAGTAATTTTCTGCAGATGAATGTAGATACGTTTGCTGACCTGAAAGATATAGAGATCACTACGCCGCTTGGTAAATATATGCAAAGCCGTCTCTCTCGTGCAGTGGAAGAGGTACGTGAAACGCTGGAAACCTATAAATTCAACGAAGCAGCAACTGCACTCTACCGTTTTGTTTGGAATGAATTCTGTGACTGGGGTATCGAGTACTCTAAAGCAAGTAAGGAGTCTATCGCAGAACTTGGTGCGATCTTCAAAGAGACGCTTAAGATGGTCTCTCCTTTCATGCCGTTCATCTCTGAGTATCTCTACCATAAACTTTCCGGTACTGAGCTGGAAAGCGGTAACTCAGTGATGGTGATGAACTTCCCGAAAGAGGTTCAACAAGATGCGAATGCCGAAGCGACGTTTGCTATCATCGAAGAGGCCATCACTGCGATAAGAAGAGCCAAAGTCATTATCGATATGGGTAACTCAAAGATCGCCAAAGCGTATGTAAAACTTGGAACAAATATCGATACGGATGTGGCAAAGCCGTTTATCCAGAAACTGGCAAAGGTAGAAGAGATCGAATTTGTAGATGCAAAAGTAGAAAATTCGGTAACAGATGTATCGGATAACCTTGAAGTCTATATTCCGACTGAAGAGATCGACTTGAGTGCGATTATCGGCAAGCTCAGTAAACAAAAAGAGAAACTGGAGAAAGAGATACAAAAACTCAGTGGTATGCTCAATAATGAAAAATTCGTGGCCAATGCACCGGAACATGTCATTACAGAGAACAAAAAAGCGTTAGAGGATGCAGAGGCCAAAATGGAAAAAGTTCAAAATGAACTTACAGGGTTTGGTGCATAA
- a CDS encoding tetratricopeptide repeat protein: MTPLAQEAYNALLAKEYDKALELYTALEKQKDPVSYYYLGYLYFRGLGVNQDTKKAFDYYLDSATREVPLAQFEVALMLENGEGCEKNESEAAFWYEEAAKRGNIDAFNNLGAMYKEGRGVYQDYKKAFILFHKAAQAGNAKAQFNLGALYDMGLGCEEDKEKAIEWCRKAAYQGHEMAKGIIKRMQQDGQIVF, from the coding sequence ATGACTCCTCTAGCACAAGAAGCGTACAACGCATTACTCGCAAAAGAATACGATAAGGCTCTTGAACTCTACACTGCTTTGGAAAAACAGAAAGACCCTGTCTCCTACTATTACCTGGGGTACCTCTATTTTAGAGGTCTTGGCGTAAATCAGGACACGAAAAAAGCCTTTGACTACTACCTCGATTCTGCAACCAGAGAAGTCCCTTTGGCACAATTTGAAGTAGCATTGATGTTGGAAAATGGAGAAGGCTGTGAAAAAAATGAGTCAGAAGCAGCCTTCTGGTATGAAGAAGCGGCAAAAAGAGGCAACATAGATGCCTTTAACAATTTGGGTGCCATGTACAAAGAGGGCCGTGGTGTCTACCAGGATTACAAAAAAGCATTCATACTCTTCCATAAAGCAGCACAGGCGGGTAATGCCAAAGCCCAGTTTAATCTTGGTGCACTTTATGATATGGGATTAGGCTGTGAAGAGGACAAAGAAAAAGCCATAGAGTGGTGTAGAAAAGCTGCCTATCAAGGCCATGAGATGGCAAAAGGTATCATTAAACGTATGCAGCAGGACGGGCAGATCGTTTTTTAG
- a CDS encoding DUF4382 domain-containing protein, with translation MKRFHTLIGMIVSFTLMTFITGCGGGSTSDITSGTATMNITDAPVDDENVLGVHVAFDAVHYKPAGSQWVVEELNETRVINLLDLQDGNSTLLTAQTELPVGRINQIRFIINPAKTFIELAGDINETLTVPSQIEKVVGGFVVPAGGDINITADFDLRKSLVLENKGYKLKPTIKIVDNSQVGEVSGTVANVDGNTTVIVYAYANDTFIEADEKANDFANAATSSDATDGKYTLAWLAAGTYDLVVVEFDVNGENPIVLGTVQDVVITENVKETQDIDIQAL, from the coding sequence ATGAAAAGATTTCACACTCTGATCGGTATGATAGTATCGTTCACACTTATGACATTTATTACAGGATGTGGCGGCGGTAGCACATCAGATATTACTTCAGGAACAGCGACAATGAACATCACGGATGCACCGGTTGATGATGAGAATGTACTGGGTGTACATGTAGCTTTTGATGCAGTACACTATAAACCTGCAGGATCTCAGTGGGTGGTAGAAGAGCTTAATGAAACCAGAGTGATCAACCTTCTTGACCTACAAGATGGAAATAGTACACTGCTTACAGCTCAGACTGAACTCCCTGTTGGTAGAATCAATCAAATACGTTTTATCATTAATCCAGCTAAAACATTTATTGAATTGGCAGGAGATATTAACGAAACATTGACTGTTCCTAGTCAGATAGAAAAAGTTGTAGGTGGGTTTGTTGTTCCTGCAGGTGGAGATATCAATATTACTGCAGATTTTGATCTAAGAAAATCACTTGTACTTGAAAATAAAGGATATAAACTCAAACCAACTATCAAGATCGTTGATAACTCTCAAGTAGGTGAAGTATCCGGAACAGTAGCTAATGTTGACGGAAACACTACAGTAATTGTCTATGCTTATGCGAATGACACTTTTATTGAAGCTGATGAGAAAGCAAATGATTTCGCTAATGCAGCAACAAGCAGTGATGCAACGGATGGTAAGTATACATTGGCATGGTTGGCTGCTGGTACATACGACCTTGTTGTAGTAGAGTTTGATGTGAATGGTGAAAACCCAATTGTGCTTGGTACTGTTCAAGATGTTGTTATAACAGAAAACGTAAAAGAAACTCAGGATATAGATATCCAAGCTCTATAA